Proteins encoded by one window of Nicotiana tabacum cultivar K326 chromosome 10, ASM71507v2, whole genome shotgun sequence:
- the LOC107828113 gene encoding E3 ubiquitin-protein ligase RMA3, whose protein sequence is MALEQNFLGEHIFSFGSEEDVSVKKRSAVPVPTATSDGTIGGYDCNICLDSAHDPVVTLCGHLYCWPCFYKWLQVESSTPGSAEKCKCPVCKAHISSSSLVPLYGRGTSSTESKLKKSQLDVVVPRRPQAIGITTPVNSSSPISQHLHHRQYLPSTFHSYAALGPSLMTSLSSPTVGVFGEMFLARIFGSSDTSVFAYPHPSAYTIPGSGSSRMRQLEKSLNRLSIFLFCCIILCLLLF, encoded by the coding sequence ATGGCTTTGGAACAAAATTTTCTTGGTGAACATATATTCAGTTTTGGATCTGAAGAAGATGTTTCCGTTAAGAAGAGGAGCGCAGTTCCTGTTCCAACAGCAACTTCTGATGGTACAATTGGTGGTTATGATTGCAATATCTGTCTCGACTCAGCACATGACCCTGTAGTCACCCTTTGCGGTCACCTCTACTGCTGGCCTTGCTTTTACAAGTGGCTCCAGGTCGAGAGCTCTACTCCAGGATCAGCAGAGAAATGTAAATGTCCAGTCTGTAAGGCTCACATCTCAAGCTCATCGCTGGTTCCTCTCTATGGCCGTGGGACATCATCAACAGAATCTAAACTCAAGAAGTCTCAACTGGATGTTGTTGTACCTCGCAGGCCTCAAGCCATTGGGATAACCACTCCGGTTAATTCATCGTCTCCCATAAGTCAGCATCTTCATCACAGGCAATACCTCCCCTCTACCTTCCATAGCTATGCTGCTTTGGGTCCATCCCTGATGACCAGTTTGTCCAGCCCGACAGTCGGGGTATTTGGAGAAATGTTTTTGGCAAGGATTTTCGGGAGCTCGGACACAAGTGTATTTGCTTATCCTCATCCAAGCGCTTACACCATCCCAGGAAGTGGTAGTTCTAGAATGAGGCAGTTGGAGAAGTCTCTTAACAGATTATCCATCTTTCTTTTCTGCTGCATCATCCTATGCCTTCTCCTATTCTGA